In Thermospira aquatica, the following proteins share a genomic window:
- a CDS encoding cation transporter — MEKKQIFHVSGMSCTSCALAVEKVIASIEGVKEVRVDFATRRALVVGENIPFERVKKVVQEIGYGIREDEYSQENLKRRIRQLLISWVGVGILLVTMLWHDNIWAFVVSLVVGFVTVILSGWDVFRAVGSAFRKRVFTMDVLIGVGVGASVITGVFHLLDHRFPDFVMVGVMILAIHLTGTYLKEKTTRRKPQGRQVRLLGGFLPSGQKRRIESGETVSRMLMYGS; from the coding sequence ATGGAAAAAAAGCAAATTTTTCATGTTTCTGGCATGAGTTGTACGTCGTGTGCGCTAGCTGTGGAGAAAGTAATTGCCTCTATTGAGGGTGTAAAAGAGGTTCGTGTGGATTTTGCTACGAGGAGAGCTCTTGTTGTTGGGGAGAATATTCCTTTTGAACGCGTGAAAAAAGTAGTTCAGGAGATTGGGTATGGTATTCGTGAGGATGAGTATAGCCAGGAAAATCTCAAACGGAGAATTCGTCAACTTCTCATAAGCTGGGTGGGTGTGGGGATTCTTCTGGTAACAATGCTGTGGCATGATAATATTTGGGCTTTTGTCGTTTCGCTTGTGGTGGGTTTTGTTACGGTGATTTTGAGTGGATGGGATGTTTTTCGGGCGGTGGGGAGTGCTTTTCGAAAGCGTGTGTTTACCATGGATGTGCTTATTGGGGTAGGGGTAGGAGCTTCGGTAATCACAGGTGTTTTTCACCTCCTTGATCATCGTTTTCCGGATTTTGTGATGGTCGGGGTGATGATTCTTGCGATTCATCTCACAGGAACCTACCTTAAGGAGAAAACCACAAGGAGAAAACCACAGGGAAGGCAAGTGAGGCTATTGGGAGGCTTCTTGCCCTCGGGGCAAAAGAGGCGCATAGAGTCAGGGGAGACAGTGTCGAGGATGTT